A stretch of DNA from Lotus japonicus ecotype B-129 chromosome 4, LjGifu_v1.2:
CTTCCATATCTCGACATCTTCTTCGAGCGTCTGGTACACTGGAGTTGCAGACCATACAAAATAGCCCCCTGGTCTTAGAAGACGATTCAATTCCAAAAGCAACAAGCCACCTACACCAGATTTTTACATATTTCTCAGTAACCATGATGATTGCTAAATTGATAAAAGGTGTTTGTATCAGCATCTCTATATTCCAAATCAATTCTGTCACCCAGAAACTAGCTTCTTTAAAAATCTccaagaattgattttgaattcaGAGAATTCAGAATCgattgtagaagaattttcaaatatGCTCTATATGACAAATTTAAAGAAAGCGAAAGTCTTAGTGAGATCAAACCATCTTCATGCCAAGGTACACGACATCGTGCACAATGGATAAGATCGAAGACGTGGCTTGGGAATTGCAGCCTTTGAGTGCCCATGACTGCAGATATGGCTGGAATTCCTCTCTCGAGGGCGAACTGCACTTGTGCTTCATGTTCATCTTTGGGTGCAAAGGACATGGCAATAACATCTCTTTCAAATAGGTAACCTCCAAAACTACCTACTCCACACCCAACGTCCAAAATCACCCTAGTGTGCTTCCCCCATCCAATACCAGGTTCAGCCTGTGTAACAATTAACCATTCTTTTCAACAAATTAGTGGTGAGATTGTATAGTTACCAGCAAGAAATTACAATTAACAGTGTATAATTTATGTTGTGTCTATTTATAAATCTTACTAACTACTATAGGCTATGTTTGCATACCTGTTAGATATCTGAGCAAACAGACATTAGCATTCATTTTGAGAATTTGAGATGAAAGTGTTCACATTGTACTCTGATATCCAAGCACACATTAATGTATACAACTAATAGCTTTGTTAAGTTAAATATTTATTACCTTTTGAAGAAAATCAATGTAGTGGAGAGCACCATGGATGAACTGAGTGCCACCTCCAGGAAATGTCAAAAACTCACCCTTCAACTTCACCCAGTTTTGATGTCCCTTCACCTCTGCCAGCGCTGTGTGCGGTACATTGTGGTACCATACCTGTTCAAAGTTTAAACACAAAGTAGAGTTTTAATTTTGAGAAACTCGTCCTCATAGACCCAAAGCAAAGTGAACAAATGTTAGTAGGAGAGCTCTCTCTAATTTAGAGGGTTGTCCCTTTCTCCTAATTGATTACTAAattgtaaattttaaaatatatttctatgTCTCATACTCTCATTACATTACATTCTTTTGGTATAAACCATCCAGAATGTTGTCACTCTTCACATACGTTTATTTTAGATTCGGATTTGATCATAGTTAAAGTTATTCATTCCTCATTCCAGTGTATTATGCGAGGATCAAACCCGATAGTTCTTTTCGCATACTCTGTCTGTATTGACAACTGAGCTACCCCTCGTTGGTATCATGAGATGACATTCTATTAGACCTACTTATTGCTCAATTGTGGGAGGCAACAGTTAGGAAGTTAGGAGGGGGTATGGAAATTTTTTTCGGAGTTTTGATTCATCCACACCCCAATTTTCCCTTGCCTTATTTCCACTCACTTTCTCTTATATATCTTTCTTCTTGTTGTATCATTTCACtcatcatatttttcatttctctATACTCCATTCCTATCTTCATGTGTTGGGGAGTCGACCAAACTTTTTCCCCAATTTTCATGATATCAAAAGGTAGAACCAATGTTTTAGATGTCTTTTGTTATGAAGCATGTCACCTTATCTCTGCTGCTTGGCCATTGAATACGCGTTTTGTAACCTTTAGGAAGTGGCACTAGGCAAGTAGGTGCATCCTCAGGGCAATGCCTCTCCCTGTGTTCATAGTGTTTTCTGTGTGAAGTCTTCAGATACTTTTCATTATCCAAACATGGAATAAAATCAGCACCAGCTGTGACATTGCAAAGATTCCAGTTCAAATCTCCCCCTtcctcatcaccaccaccaccaccaccgccaccagatTCATCCTTCTGCCTCTCCTTCTCACCCTGAGACTCATCCGCTTGCGTCGACCACGATTTCGTTTCCTTCGGCTCCTTCTTCACCGGCTTCCTCCTACTCTTACCTGCTCTTGGCTTCTCTAGTTCTTGACTCTCATCTTGCATGTTGTTCTGGTTTTCTTTTTGCTCCTCCTTGGAACTTTGATTCTGGTCTTTTTCTGTTATCTCACCTTTGTCTTCTCTCAATTGTTGTTCATTCAGTGCTTCATCATCATTCACTTTTGACCCTTGATCAAAGGTTTGAACATCTTGTTGGCCACCCGTGCTTTGTTCTTGATTCTCCCCTGCATTTGAATTCTGTGATTCTATGTTTTGTTCATCCTTTTGATTACTTTGCTCATCTTTCTCAGGCTCAATGCTCTTCTGATCATTGGCATTGTCATTTCCATCGTCATTCTTGGTAGAATCATCAGGTAGCTTACCGGAATCGTCTCCGTACGCGGTGGTAGTGGTTTCCTTTAGGTCTTGGCTTTTAGTGGTTGTTTCAGGTGAATCCtctgtggttgttgttgttgtttcggTTGAATCATCTGAGTTGTTGATTGTAGTGGTGGTTTCAGGTGATTCCTCTGAGTTGTTGTTGGTTGTTGTGGCGGCGGCCGTGGTGGTTTCAGCTTGGTCTTCAGAGGAGGAAGACAAGTCATTGGTGGCGGTGTTAATTGATGCGCGTGTTTTAGGGGAGACAACAGAGTTTGAGGTTAGCATCCACACTGCGAGAACACATAGTGCAATGAAGACTAGTGTTGTTAAGGTTGAAGTGTAAGAGGTTGATGAGGGTCTTCTATTGTTCCGTGACTTGGTAGACGGTGCCATTGATgggtgtttgtgtttgatttgttgttgatgAAGAAATGAGAGTGAAATTGTTAgagagagtgtgtgtgtgtACGATGCTTGTGGAGGAAGAAACAAGTGAATGTGGTGAGGGAAGAAAGAAATGTTCAAAGTTGGAAGTTGAAAAGTATCAATGATCCAAAAGAGACGGAGTAGGGAGTTTGTTATTAGAGTTTGGTTAGTATTTTAAGGAGTAGACAATAGAAAGAAATAAACACAATAAACACGGGGAAGGTTTTGATCAATTGCTCTTTTATTACCAATGATGTGTATATACATATTTCAACGGATATCCAATGAGCATATTTTTAGCCACCATGATGTAGAGCTAACATTTTCCTTTTATTACATCTTGTAATCAACATTGGCTCAATCGATTTTTTATTTACTCATATCTCACTTTCAGTATATTATCACTGATTCCATAGGAatatctctcttttctcttttcatATCATTTCTTTCTATTCTTTTCCTATAGCTCTAAGAAATCATCAATAGAAATAATAAAAGTATATAAAAGGATTGCAGTCAATAAAATCAGTTGTGACATTAGAATATGTAGTAtcaaatgtttttttataagccatgtGATATAAAATGTTAGTAAATACATATTTATAAACTACATTCTAAGCCTTCATAGCTACTTTTCCTTCTTTATTTGTCCATAAGTAAATACTACTTGTCTTTGCACATATATTCCAACATGAGATAGaaactttttttcaaaaattaacATGAGATGGAAATTTACATTGATTGTTGTCATTGCAATGCACAAAGACAATAGAAATTGTCTCCTTTAAAAGGAAAACCTAAGTCAAATGGTATCGTAGTCATCATTGGGATCAATACTTTATTCCCAATACATTTGTTTTTGTATTAATTAATAGTAGctctaataatattttttcctaAATCATTTAAAATCAATGTGAATCCCATTACACATCATCTATCATATTTctcatttctttctcttttattcTTAACACTCTATTGGGTGTGAAGAAATAATTTTCCTAAAACAACATTGCAATTAATCCTTAAGATATAAGAGTTTaagcaaaaataatttttatggttaaaataattaaatcaggcaaaataatataaatagaaATGTTAATATATACTTAAGAGAACAAATCACCTCTTTGTAGTCAAAGCCTTATATCTTAATGTTGAAGAACAATCTTTAAGAGTTGCATAGCTTCAGCTCGAACAACATAAAGTACCTTACAAAACTTGAAAAAACGTAAAAAAGTTGGAAACTTCTTGAACATTAATTGCACATTTTATTAATGAATTTTGATGCATTCTGAGTTCTGACATCCCTTTATGTTTCATCTAATTTGTATTTCTATTCACTTTCTATCTCTATATATCTTCTTTTCTAAGATATCCCTAATCATGTTCTCCTATGTTCATGATCATCAAATAAGTTGTGAaacttctttaaaaaaaaaggttgtGAAACTTACGTTCAAAAGAAAGTTGTGAAACTTCAGAACTTTTTTTTCTATccattattatatatatagtattatttttttaaaaattgggaGGGCCATGGCCCCTGTTCCTTTAAAAATCTTGCCGCCgttcatctatatatatatatatgagcaCCCACAACAGGGTTACTTAAACAAAGTCCTAAACTTTGCCTATTCTTAGATTATACATCAAATTTCTTTGCAAAAATAAGATTATATATAGACCAAATTTTTGCTGTCTTACATTAATTAACAACTCATTCTTCATCATGCATTATTGCTTGTGGAGAAAATAATAATTGGAACCACGGTTGAAATAGGATCAGAATGAACAATTGTTAAGTAACTCAAATAAACAAGCATCACCATTGTGTGTACTGTATATGCTCTAAAACACCAACCTTATTCGTTCACGCAATAGAGAGAATTGCACCCTCGCAGATAGACAGACATGGACACTGCTTTTCCAAGTTTCTCTGAGCAAACTAAAGACACACGCCACTGTTGGGACCACCATACATCACAATAAAATTGAAACCATTATGTTTCAGAACTGAAACCACCGTACAATTATAGTGCACTAAGCTCTCCCAGTGTTAGCCGActacatgtttaattttttttcttctctaaattatatataaaattaaaatcaacttttaaaaaataaatataattttggaTGCATATGATGGAATTGTGCACAAGttattaaagaaaaagaaaaattgttgGGCTCAAATGATACTTAGAAAAACTTATATTTACCTCACTCCATAGCATAAATGGGAGTTCGAACCTGCAATCGGTAAGGTATGAGACCCTCAGCTAGACCAATCTTGAGGTTAATTAAAATCAAACATTGAATTTTCGATCAGTATGTATTTATGTGCCTGTACATATGGTTCTCCAAAACCGAGATCAGACAGCAATAGCAAACCATCCCATATGTAAATTACTAAGGTTTGCACCAAGAGGCAAGAGCAGAATCGAACTATACATGCATAACAAACAAAGCTGCTTGAATATCAGAGATACTGATCCCCTCAGAGCGAGCCATATATAGGGGTCCACATATGAAACCAAAGGATATGCATGTTTTCCCTCAAATCTCAGTTTTAATAGTTTTAAATATGGCTTTAGAAATGGTTGAGCATGCTAGTGATGTTCAAATTTCAATCAAAGGCAATCAAAATgtggaaaattaaattaatttgtgAAGGAGGACCATTTAACGTATTCaagttattttcattttttttttctgacacAAACTATTTTTTACTGCACAAGCATGAATTAATAAGAATCCAAGAAATTAAAGAGGAAAAGTTTGAAGTGGGGAGAACATGGAGATCGTCAGCATCATCGGCGTCTCTGGTGAACTGGGTAAAGTGCTCT
This window harbors:
- the LOC130710956 gene encoding probable methyltransferase PMT27: MLTSNSVVSPKTRASINTATNDLSSSSEDQAETTTAAATTTNNNSEESPETTTTINNSDDSTETTTTTTEDSPETTTKSQDLKETTTTAYGDDSGKLPDDSTKNDDGNDNANDQKSIEPEKDEQSNQKDEQNIESQNSNAGENQEQSTGGQQDVQTFDQGSKVNDDEALNEQQLREDKGEITEKDQNQSSKEEQKENQNNMQDESQELEKPRAGKSRRKPVKKEPKETKSWSTQADESQGEKERQKDESGGGGGGGGDEEGGDLNWNLCNVTAGADFIPCLDNEKYLKTSHRKHYEHRERHCPEDAPTCLVPLPKGYKTRIQWPSSRDKVWYHNVPHTALAEVKGHQNWVKLKGEFLTFPGGGTQFIHGALHYIDFLQKAEPGIGWGKHTRVILDVGCGVGSFGGYLFERDVIAMSFAPKDEHEAQVQFALERGIPAISAVMGTQRLQFPSHVFDLIHCARCRVPWHEDGGLLLLELNRLLRPGGYFVWSATPVYQTLEEDVEIWKHMTKLTKAMCWDLVTIKNDTLNQVGAAFYRKPISNECYEQREQNQPPMCKDDDDPNAAWYVPLQACLHKLAANKGERGARWPEAWPRRLQKAPYWLNNLHISPNDFEADNERWKNVADDLSSLGVTWSNVRNIMDMRAVYGGFGAALKDLPVWVFNVVNMDAPDTLPIIFERGLIGIYHDWCESFSTYPRTYDLLHADHLFSNLKNRCKLVPVLAEVDRITRPGGNLIVRDESSVVEEVENLLKSLHWEITKNQEGLLCAKKGTWRPNSSVNLF